The Schistocerca americana isolate TAMUIC-IGC-003095 chromosome 8, iqSchAmer2.1, whole genome shotgun sequence genome contains the following window.
gattttacaacgagaccagcgttggaaacacggaaagatgagtgcctagtttattcattattacatgaaatgactttattatctgtgctctaatgacacctgccacataataacttagttgttgcccgaaaatgcagtatttcgcAGCGTGTGCAAcatcacaatcgttattaaattttgacctttgttgtggtagggttgttagaaggtgcTGGAACGTGTTACAGCGGAACCCATTGCAAGTaatcgtactgcacgtgaaacgggcgctgcacatactagcgtgttACACCTATATCATCCATAAAAAGTCCACGCAATGCTTGTAATTGGGTTTGCACCAAGGATCGAATTGTGTCAGTGGTTGTTCCAACAATGGAATGATCGACTTAATTTACTcaaaatcgtgctgtttactgatgaggcctcatttgatcttgatggtatttcgaacagcagcaATAGCCATGTGTGGAATGAGGAAAACCCTCATGATGTAGTAGAGTCaaatacgttttgctgtgaatacctGGGCTGGCACGTAGGCGACAATGTCATTGGTCTATATCTCCTATCTGACCGTCTGAATGGCTGGAGATCCGTGCAAAATGTTCTACTTGAGTTGTTGAAGAACATACCCCTGGCTGttagtgagaggatgtggatacaacttACTGTCCAACGCCTCACTTCAGTATGGATGTCGGGAGCcacctcagtgctgtatttcctgcttccgggactggaaggggaggtcctattccatggtctgCAAGACAACCTGACCAGAAcctccttgattatttcctatggggatatctaaagtcacttgtgtataagACCCCAGTGGTTACGAAGAGGAAATTAATTTCCAGAATTGTAGCTCTCTgttatgtgattcgaaacacaccagggatatctgccagggtgcatcagaatcttgttcggcgatgtcatgcttgcattgaagttgatggccgtcagtttcagcacattttgtaagatacaacacaaatggtacgttcattgtgtcaatgatagctatttacagttaactgtaactaatctaaataaaaaagtgcacagtaaggtgattttattcctattgtgTCCTAAAGCTGGCGTCTCCAACcccaggttctctacctcaaattgttcagtggagcatcctctgtgtCATTTTAAATttatgcacgctcttacggaaacaccctgtatagcaaacTAGTGTATTTGAATAGCTTTAAAATAGCTGTTAATGAATTCATAAGAAAATGCCAGTTTAGGAGAGACAGCAGTTTGTTAGTAACATATGATGAACATGGAGGTTGTAGAAAAGTGAAAGTGGAGAGAATGCGTATCTAGTGTTTCTagtgggagccggccggagtggccgtgcggttctaggcgctatagtctggaaccgagcgaccgctccggttgcaggttcgaatcctgcctcgggcatggatgtgtgtgatgtccttaggttagttaggtttaattagttctaagttctaggcgactgatgacctcagaagttaagtcgcatagtgctcagagccatttgaaccattttttctagtgGGAAAAAAATGGTACACTGGAAGCTGAATACAGGTGGAGAGGAAGTAGTGACTAGTTGAATCTCTCAGTCGAACTCTGAGGCATGATGGGATAGTGCAACTAGTAACTTCCCACCCAACTGTCCGGATCCGAAACATGATCTTATACTCAGCTTCAGCTTGTCACGGTTGTTCAAAGACTTTTAAGTTCAACGCATTCATTAAATACTGTTTGCAATGAAGAGAAAGCTTCGTTTGACACACAGATTGTAGAATAATGATGCATATTTTATTCAAGAAGAAGACGATACAGGATATAGAGTATATTGCATTATACAGTGAAAACGGACGCTGGGTGATCTTTAGATAGCCTTATAAGTGCTCTTCGCAGTGACGTCACCGATTGTCTGGGTCTGCAACAAGAAAATAAACTTAATAGTAAAGCAACGCGGATGTGAGATACGTTTCAGTATGTAGACAAAGTCATAGGTTGTTTCTAAGATGAAGAACGAATAGATAATATTAGAAAGTATTGTTTTAAAATAATTGTACCGTAATGTTCCTATAAAGTcttatttgtaaaattttcatgctgatttcttttacaaaaatatttaattcaaGCACTTGTTATGTTCCTAGTGTTTTGTCGCTGAAATGCGTGATGGTCAGTGGTAGGTTATGATAAACTAGAATACATAGAATCGACAGAAACACGATTCTCATGTAGTAGTCATTTACAAACCCAATATCAATTCACAATcctgccatctgtatgtgtgcaaacAGTGATTATAATGTGGTTGTCATGCAACACGTGGAAAGACACTGAGAATAACAAATGAAACAATACAATAATCAAGGCAACAGACGAGTCATTACTCTTCAAGGAAATGTAAGTTATGTCTTGCGTCAGAATTACATAGAAGATTTTGATGGAAGTAAACTAGAACGTTAGAAAATCTACCTCGTAAGCAAGATGTAAGAGAACAATGTATGTAAGGTGTTGGACGACATCTGGTCTCGAGTACAACGCGCAGTCGTGTAGAGCTGCCAGCACTGAAACGTATCTGATTTACTACAGTTCAGCGAAGTGGCGGACGAATTGTCTACACAAACGGCGATACTCATGCAGGAGAGCAATGTGCTGATTTGTAAAAGTGTTACTCGGCCCTACTCCAGAAGATGTGTGTCTGGCAACAACATCTTAGAGATTATTATTGGCTTCTCACTCTAGTAAGAACACTGGACTTTGATACGACTGTTATTCTTATGCTGCATAATCTTACCCAATGAATGATTTCCACGAGCACGAGATCAGTTATGTATGTAAATGAAAGGATCACCAACGCGACTAGTGAATGGCAGAAGAGTCTATTCACCACGGCGATATTTCTAATAGTTGTCACAAGTTGTTAAACGTGACTTTGAAGTTAGCAGTGACATATGTCAATAATCAGTgtaacgaccccttagaaaaattatgaaagacatatgaaacgtccactctgaaaaattatgaatgactgtgctagtaaacctctacgttatttgatacaaagacagctgagtaaaactgaatgtactcagacagttctctatttacttattctgatcgtcactaaactgacacattttttagcgcaacgcaatatgactttcagtaatccctagaaaagagtggccctgactaacaataacctatacctttcatgaatcactaacctcgcaaaaatcttcgttactcgaactactgcaatgcaacgggcgccaatactgccagctaaataaaagattctaactactgaaggcactaactacggataggcatagttagcaaaatatatatcatgacatccatctttacaaacttcctttttctggcggacacacgtccagatcgtacgcTTATGGCAacgtctcaaaactctggcatctctctctctccagatccaccactgctggcggcttatctCCAACTGCAcgatgctacgcgctgttcacatccaacagcccaacactacaatagcgaatatttcaaaaatgccaatcagccactgactgcacacagcacagtcggtgatttttatacagagcgctacgtggcgttaccaacataaaaacctaaacagcgtacttacatcaGGAATTCTGGATAATCACTTTGATTAAGTATTACGCGAACATATGCTACCTACAGTGATCTCCTGcgttgaaaatttttaatttgtcattACTTAGGAACATTCTTACTTTGATCAACAGAACTTTTATTCAAAGGGCAGTCAAGAACACTCCTAGATTTAACAACTACTACTTCATACTAGCGCGCCTGGATAGATTTCCATATTTTCAGTGTGGGCCACTAAAGAGCACCGAATTGGGCCAATGTTTTTGTCTCCTAACACAAAAAATGGCCTCTGGTAAAGGGAAACATGCAATGACGGACATTATTGGCAGTATAAGAACGGCGTGCGTCACCTTCGTGTAGTGTCCTGTCATGCGCTACACTGTACACGTTTCAGAAGCGCGTGATGGCTCGCCTCATACTTACGACAGTCATGTGGGAGTCGCTGAACTTCCTCTGGGTGGTGACGTGTCGGCCGCCGGGCAGTTTCTGTTGCTGGACGAGAGTGTCGTCCCCCTGGAGCGAGAACGTGGTCTGCGCCTTCTCGCCGCCCATCGTCGTCTCCTCGAAGTTCTCGCCCAGCCTGAACGGGATGTCCAGCTTGCGGGGCCCGATCTCCATGTGGACCGTGTACTGGTCCCCGTCCACCGACAGCGTCTGCCGCATCGTCATCTTGAGCGCCGCCTCTCGCAGGCCGGCGTCTTTCACACCTTTGAGTCAGGACAGTCGCCGTCATGAGTATAAAATATTATATACACTGATAAGCGTCGTGGACAAAGAATTAGATACCCTAATACTGCTCTAGCTTCGATTATCTCAATTAGa
Protein-coding sequences here:
- the LOC124545667 gene encoding myelin P2 protein-like; translation: MLNKFAGKTYQIEKAENVDAFLIAYGVKDAGLREAALKMTMRQTLSVDGDQYTVHMEIGPRKLDIPFRLGENFEETTMGGEKAQTTFSLQGDDTLVQQQKLPGGRHVTTQRKFSDSHMTVVSMRRAITRF